The segment ctactcagtacatgtgttttgtactgacccctacttgtatgttttctttttgttaattatggagtgcagcaaacgtactgtcgtcttcaactcaaccgcaactctagccagtcttcatcaagtcagatttcagggtgacctattgtttctagcttggactggatcttcttcttcacgtcttgatgccttgaagttctggcatagactagctgtttagttattttagcttcttagatactcctAGATTTATtaagttgaggatagatgttcttgtgatgatgacttccagattttggggataatgataagttttgagttttagaagttgattattgattttgttaatgggttttaagtcttccgcattgttttctatttattatgtttgaaatgttggagTTCAGATTGgatggttcgctcacatagtaggataagtgtgggtgccactcacgacacatTTTAGGTCGTGACAAGGAATTTGAACAATTCAACATTATTGCATAAGTCATGTGTGCAACCACTTTCAAGAAGCCATGAATAAGAGGATTCACTGATTGAAAAGTATGAAACTACAAATAGTTACTCTTCATGTGAATCGTTAGTTTCTGCAACTTGAATTTGCAAAGCACCAGAGGCAATTGCTCTTAATTTGCAGGCCTTGGATATGTGTACCTTCTGCTTACAGTTGCCACATATAGCATCGAATCTCCACCAACAATACTTCTCCTGATGTGTATTTCTTTTACAATGTTTGCTAGGAGGGAACTTCAGTTTCACATCTTCACTATTGTTTCCTCCATCATGCTTGCCCTTATTCATTTGGTGGAATTGTTGCTTTCCTTTTTTGCTTTTCTATAGAGAAAGCTTCTTCTATGAACTTTTCCCGTCTCATAGTCCTCTTTTTGCTCTTGTGCTTGAAGAGCACTCATTAGTTCACCTAATGAAAGTTTGCTCAGGTTGTTGTATTCTTCAAGAGATGAAATCTTAGATTCAAATCGCTCATGAAGAGTCACAAGAACTTTCTCCACAATTTGTTTATCTGTAAATTCTTCACAAAAATGTCTTACATTATTAACAATTAAGGATATTCGATCAGCATACTTACTGATAGTTTCATCCTCCTTCATATTCAAGGACTCAAACTCTCTTTTTAGGTTCAACACTTGCATTTGATGTGTTCTATCGctgctttgatattcttctttcaACCTATCCCAAGCcttttttgaagttttataaGACATAATTCTGTAAAACACAGTTTCTTCCACAGCATTCTGCATAAGCGACTTCGGTTTATATTTCTTTGCCTTCTCTTTGTTATTGGATTTGATCTGAGACACGGTAGGATTTGCTGGTAGAGCAGCAAGTGGTTTATCTTTTGTCATAGATTCCCAAAGTTCATAGGCTTCCAAAAAAGCTTGCATCTTAACAGACAAGATTTGGTAATTTTCACAAACGAAAGTGAATGGTGGATTTAAAGGTAGGTTGTTCGATGCCATTGGTGTTGTaggttaaaactttttttttgtcctGTAAGATCAACTAGAGGCTCTGATGCCAATGTTAGAACAAAACTActcaagaaattgaaaaaacaaaaatagagtgaacttatgatattttttgtgtatattaatCTGCAGAAAGTCTGAatttatacaaagaaaaaatgtatacattaaaactaaaataagaaaatgtacCACTAATAACCATAAAAGGGGGCCACTAACAGCAAATAAAAGGGTCACTAACTTCAGAAAGTTGAGCAACTAAAGTTGACTAAGTCTACCTAGAAAATAGGAAGCACTAAATTGAAATAAGTTAAAaacagtaacaataataataagctATAAAAATGCCAATTGTCTAGCACATAAGCCTTATATTAATCCTCCTCAAACTAGTTGATGTGCAAAACCTTGAACCACCCAAGTAGCAGGTGAAAGTGGAGTTAATGAAGCGAGTGTATAAAGGAATATTGCACGCATTTATGCTATGAGGCCGAGGgattatcaaaatgaaaaatacttGGTTGCCGATGAATTTCATTTATTCGGTTTATGTGTGTTTACATTGTTTGATCCATGTTCTACACATTCCTATATTTGTTCATCACTTGCTCTTCCTCAAATGTGAAATCTCTGAGGCTTAATAATGATTTGTTGTTTTAAGTCCCTTTGGATATCAAGTTGTGTGTAATTGAATATACCAAGACTGTCCtttcataattcataacctaTTCTTCCCTATTGATTTGATCGAAATGGCCTTCtaggattttgatgttattatgGGGATgtattgtttttataaatatcatGCAGTGGTATATTGTAGGTCTTAGAATGtgattttaaaatatcccaCATTTTGACTCTTTATTGTACAAAGTTAAACATCATTGACATCTTGTATTATTTTTGTGGCCTTGGCAAGAAAGTTGATATGACAAGGTTGTGGGGCATACCTTTCTCACATTGTGGATACACAGTTGAAGAGTCCTTTTATAAAGGACATACATGTTGTATGTGATTTTACAGAAATTCATTTCTACTAGCTTCTTGTTTATCAACTTATTCCCACATAAAAACAGCAGACGGTAACTTCTAAAAGTTCTTATGCTTCGAGATCGCCACATTCTTCCTAATGGAATCATTTAAACCATATTTAAATTTCCTCTACTTGTCTATTTCCTCTTTAATAATACCTCCAGCATAACGAGAGAGGCTTTGAAACTTTTATAAGTTCTCACCAACAAACATGCCTTGTTGCCTTAGATTCAAAagttcctttttcttcacatcACATTAAGCAGGTGGTACATACTTCATATGAAattccttaagaaaattatcaCATCTTAGAACAAGAGGTTTTACCTTTGCATTCGGAACACTTACCCACCAATCATAAGAATCTTTTTGTGTATTGAAATAGAATACTTAAATATGGCAACATCTCAACACTCTAATTGCCGAAACACTCTCTCCATGTGCTCCAACAAATGTGGTATCAGCGGTGCCTTCAAACTCAAGTCTACCAATTTTGTtcaatttctaaaaattaaaCCCGTTGGGTCAGCCAACGATTCAGCCATATGGTGGGGGAATTAATTCATTTGTTGAAACGGAGGATTCATGGATTGAGTATGAGGACTCATGTGAAGATGTGAACCATATCTTACACCCTGATGGTTTCCCAGTTCAGACCCACTAATCTGGGGAACATAATGATTCGAGATATGTTCTCCAACCCCTTCAAGTGCATGAGGTTGAGAAATAGAGGTACCCCAAACTTCAGGAGTAGCATCCATAGGTCGATGATAAGAAGAGgtcataaattaattagttcaaaAGGACAAATCAAATTACATTAGCGATATTTACTTGATGCATTTGCACTCTACACGCGATAAAGTATAATAAACCAtgtaagtgaaaaaaataatgtaaacaaAACCTTTTTTGAAAGCATACAAGTATACTAGTAATTCACAGAAAAAGTTCTAGAACCACTTTGTCTCTAATACCAACAATTGTAGCGACCCTTTTTGAAGTATACTACCCTCTAATAAAGAGACTTGATTTAATACATTTTACAATCAGAAGCCATTAACAAGggaatattgataataatatagTAGAAGAATTAGTTTCAtaacaaataatttggttaAGGATGTACGTCTTGcacatttaaacattttaagaTGTCAAAATTTGTATGACGTGAAATTTTAACTTACGATTAAAAAGCACACCCAAagttattaaagaaaataactgatgatcttttcaaaaatatattatccatACACTTAAGGATGAAATAACAAGAATATTACCGATTTCTGAGAATCGAAATTAGTCGGTTTATGCTTCACACAAACATTCAAAACAAATAGCAAATTTAGAATATTACAAGGCTCCGGTCTACATacccaaaaatatcaaaatatatagtcATACTTATATTACAACACATGGTGACATGATGAAATCATCCGACaatctttcatgtaaatatacAACATATAGATCATGTAAAAATCCCAAGCTTTGTACAAAATATAGATGCCTATATGCAACTGTAATCTTCTTTAAGACTCTCAAAATCATCATCTCCGATGGCCAGCTTCACGCATCCCATGGAACATTCCCaacgataaaaatatttatcgcTAAGAATATCACTTAGTGGTGTTAAAACCATAGCTTTAGAGCCCTTAGATTCTTCAAGAGACTTTTCTCATGTAATGGGTCGCACAATTGAAACTTAATACAAAAATGATTTAACCATTGTGATAAGAGTATCATGTTTGATATTTAAagacccaaaaatcaagaacaCTCATTGAACAATTTTCGAAGAGATAAAAAAGAATAAGGCTTGCCCAATAAACACATCATGTCGTCACACCAAGCACAAGCAGGTATCAAGAAGGGCTGACATCCTTTATCAAGAACGGTCTAAGACAAGTAATCAAGAGAACCAAACACCATATTAAATATGGTTTTCCAGTTCGTACTTAGAATGGACAATTTCCATTCATAAGACAGAATAAAAATCTAGAGGAAAGATGGAAAATGATCTGAATGAAGAGGCATTCCACTAACGACAAAGTCATAACCAAAAGAAGGGTTAGGTCCCAACAAGTGTGATAGGTGACCAAACAATTTGTACAATCGTACGAGTTACACAAGAGTCTTTAATGTCATAAAGGACACCTACACAACAATTCAAAGTTACAAGATGTATCAACGGTACAAagattaattttcaaatatacctGCAGGAACAAAGAGTACAAATAAAAGTTTATACACAAACCTTAGTGATGTAGCATAGAAACAGTCCAACATAACTTCGCGAGTTCAAACTGTAGACCAAAAAATGTATGGAAGTCCTAAACTTGTTCACGAATATATAACACcataagaattaaaataaaatacttctttaatttCTAGTGTCTCAataattttgagttaaaataGGGATATCATCTAAAGTAATCTTAACATATTTAAATACGGCTATGCtcccaaaataatatttctgGCAAGTCTAGTACCTCATGTCGCAACTTAGATTTGAAAAGGAAAACggaaaaaatagattttgtaacatttatgAGAGATATAAGTACATCTCTCAAGGGTTCTACCAAACAAGACTAACCACAAACTATAATTTGTAGAAAAAGATATATTCAAAACACCAAAAGTTGTTCATACAAGATTCCTATGTTTTGGCCCATATTTCAAATCCATAATAGATAAAATAGACTTTTACATAAGAATAAGAGTTGTAGAAATAcaaattatctttccatatcatatttattaaatgtAAAAGAACTTCTAAAAGACAAGAGATGCTTAAAATACCAAATACTACCCAGCTCAGAAACATATTTTACCACTTACTTAAGACAAGTGGGTGTCTCGAATTCCAGcctaaaggaaaaaaatttcctCTTGTGATTTTGAAGATACATTTAGATATGTTTCTAACACTGTATGACTCGAGGGAAACGAATTTACTAAAGgagttgtaaaaataaatagtcaCAAAATTAATGTTTATCACTTTTACAGATGTCCTTCAAAGGTGCAGCCCAAATATATGTTGGCTGCCCAAAACACATACATATGTacgtatatgtatatacatgatatcaacacataaaatttatatgtactACCCCcatataatactttaatttcTGATCACAATTATGTTAACCAAGGTagcaaataataaaaaatttcaagttcaaaaaatGAGAATGAAACAGATTCTAAATTTAAGCAATGGTGTATTGATATGCGAAtgttgttttcatattttatggGTGTTACATGTCGACTCTACAAAAATTGAATGTTACCGTTGAAAGGATATGTCCGAACAACGTATGTGTTAGAGAATTTGATGGGTCAAAAATAGATGCATTTGTGAGATAGACCTACTGCTAAAAATAGGGCCTGTCGTTTTCATTGTGAATTTGCAAGTGTTGAATATCAATGCATACTATAATCTATTGTTAGTGACACAATGGGTTAATAGGGTGGGGGTAGTCCCCTCTACGTTGGATCAAATGATAAGTTTGAATAGGACCAACAATAAGTGATTGTTAATGCTAAGGGGGATATTTATTCTACAAAGACTCTTCCCTTCCTTTTGTCAAGGAGAATAATTAGAatgaggcactactgatagaGATTTTCAATTCATTGGTGTTGATGTCTAACTGAACAATTGGGCGGCCACTTCTatctcatcaagaagaattcTTGGTAGTTTGTGTTGTCTTTCTTTCCGTTATCCGAGTATTAAAGGGTTGTAATTTAGATTGTGTTTTGTTGGTTTATTTCAaacattctatctttattttcaaTAGAATGCAATTAAGTTTTATTTCCACTCTATTacactcatttgttttcttCTATACAGTTCTTTTTATGTCGATTCTATTGATATGAtatgcatgaaatttttttcataaaattgtaAAATCCTATCAAATGATCAACCTAATCTTTAAATAATAAGTCAAGACGTCAAATATGACAAGGatgaataatttgaaaaagtaaCAAGGGATTTAGAACATTTTGAGAATAAATCAAACCCTAACATGAGTGAAATATAGACCATAAATTGATGAGATCATGAAAATACCAAAGAGACTAAGATAGGTTGACAACAAAAGGAAGATATAATCCAGACTTAGTTTGATTACAAGGATGTTTTTGCATCATGTTATGATGACATGCCCTTATTAAGCACTGACATGGTGGTTCACAAACTTCCGACTGACCCTATATTTTTGCCAGTTAAGTAAAATTTCATAAAGCTTATAACGGACATGAGTATAATAATTAAGGAGGAAATCACAAAAGAACTTGAAACAAAAGTCATTCGAGTCGCTCAATATCCTTCATGGTTGAATAATATCATACTCGTCCCTAAAAATATGGTAAAATTTGAGTATATGTTGATTATAATGATTTGAGCAAAGAAAGTCCAAAAGATGACTTTTGTTTTCCcaaaatttgtattttgttgGACAATTGTGCTAAACATgatatttcttcttttgtgGATTGCTATGTGGGTTATCATCAATGTTTTATGTCTGATGAAGTTGCAGACAAAACATCTTTTTTCACACCATGGGGTACCTATTATTATTAAGTCATGCAATTTGGATTAAAGAATGTGAGGCCAACTTGTATGAGGGCAATGAAAACCATCTTTCATTATATGATATACAAAGAAATttaagtttatgtggatgatcagatcattaaatcaaaagggCAATTAAATCATGTGCAAGACTTAAGAAGGTTCTTCGAAAGGCTCTGAATGTGTAATCTCAAGCTTAATCCTGTAAAACATGTATTTGGATTATCGTCAGGAAGGCTTTTAGGATTTAGAGTTAGTTTGAGGAGGTATTGATTTAGATCCTGGTCTTCACTACTTCTGGAAAATGTCAAAATATCATCTATAAAAATAACCACAAACTTATCAATATAAAGCTTAAATACTCAATTCATTGAATTCATCAATACTGGATCATTTGTCAATTCGACtgtcatcatcaaaaattcataatgaccatagaGAATTAAAAAAGTAGTTTTAGGAGTATCTTACTCGCTAACATGAAATTGGTGATATCCAGACCTTAAATCATCTTCGAGAATTCTTTAGCACACTTCGGTTTGTCAAAACAAATCATCGATTGGTAGTACtggatatttatttttaatcgttATTCTGTTCAATTATCTATGGTCAATACAAAGCATAAGAGTGTCATAtgtcttctttacgaacaacacaGGAGTTTCCCAAGGAGAAACACTAGGTCGGGTAAAACCTTTATCAAGTAGTTATTTCAATTGATCTTTCAATTATCTTAACTAATTGGATTTATTCTAAAATAGGTGATAAAAATAGGGGTAGATTTGTCTATTGCAATACTTcgataaaagaaataaaagacatcataTGCCCTCGAGTAAAATGAAGACATACTttaacttcacttgaatgatgctacgatcgaagtcttgcttcccaaatgctcctcacctacgaactaatatagagataaataaaagcatggaattattacaaacacatgtactaagtatgacataatgcataaaatcatgaaaatgaaaatttattagaaatatgcatattttgtacttaatatcatatcattatcataaaaataacattttacaCCTTAGAAACACGTAAGATAACATATACAGaatttaacacatttttaaGGTCACTTTACAGTTAACCCATTTCATTGTTACAGTGAAGTCCTTTCACTGAACAATTAAGTGACTTACCTTCAATTTAGATACTTCGTAGCATGTAGTTACCTCACTAATAGGTAGCCTAAGTCTCACTTATGTAAGACAAAGAAAGACCAtccatacaacctctctaggaATACCCCTATTATCCTtttaccaaaggtgattctaagtcttaCTTGACTGAGTTGCGAAGCGATCACCCATAAAATCCcttatacacacacacttaagatatcctatagactacctaagatagaatcattctcacttaatacaacaacatatagataatattacATTCTCTTTCCAaagtctatcaaaagacttattaagtaaatcaagaagataacgtcaaTGATTGACCTtacaagactacctaaataatccttaagactacttaTGGCTTatatcatgtctacataataaACATCTTTGCTAACTAGAGTTATTCTTAAACACTTATCTAGGTAAgctacgaagtgaccattcccatgcccccttcacaccttaactagacaacccttaactactctaggtcggtagttattcatttaacatgcttcCTTAACATAAATCATAACATGCATGAGTTcttttaagactcattcataacataaagacattcaattaatggtcttggacaagaccttgGGACTCTAACAAACATCTTGAAAGTCTATTGTGCAAGGTCTAAATAACATCtaataccaccacctaaacttcatacaacttctctaatgctagtaagtatttcatatgatgagaataggcaataacttaGATAGGCATgatagctaaacatggaatttggatCTCTAACCTACTTCGAttagggtgttctacttgccaatatTAGAAcgtggacacatcccatgtaggcacatattAAAGAAATATGAAGGGTGTGCTTTGTACTCTTGTCTTATCCTTTAACTAGAGCTAGTTCCCTTACTgtattcactcggtgctagcctttgttatCATAAAGTAATTTACATTCAAGGTTCATGTATAGGGGTttcatatcaagttcatcaCACAATCACATATACCCTACCAAAGCAGTAAACTAGGGCTACTGAACAGTGCCGACAAGAAGCACATAATGACTTCCCTAAGGAAttatatgatgtcgttccagcaaggcacaacattctttactttataaCATATTACTTATCATTCTAGAGGCACATAGAAATAACCATTATAATCTTTAAGGcatcctatacactaccatAACATCATTAATATTACTACCaaagactcatatagtcaagtaggaataaccaagcaTCAACCTtaagactatacacataaaGATATATTCATAGTCTATCATGATCACTTAATTAGCATCATTATAACAACACTTATACTTTAACATTATTTatcatgtagatagatattatccaacttcacataatcaactacacaactCATCATAacacttcaagtagtgccgacaaggccaagATCATCATATTAGATAAAGTAACGCTAaaaaggccacatcaattcacatcGCACCTCCACCATAACTGGACCATAAAAATCACCattgaaatataaaaactatACATAATATGAAGATAGTTATGGCAGCATACCACCCGTTCAATCTCACCACTTTATTCCAAAGCCAAATCATCAAATTCAACACCATAAGGCCCTTAttcatggccatgaacatcaattcaatacataaactataatatttaatgagtttaagtcaagtaaatatatatttatcaatctaagaccAATTCGACATCAactgaatacaattcttatatcattcaATAGTCCATATAAAattacactagaattcataagcattaagtaaATATCAATTCGATAAGCTTAATATTCAGTAGATTTAAGAATATACAATACtcaattgaaaaaatttaaacagCCTATAA is part of the Solanum lycopersicum chromosome 1, SLM_r2.1 genome and harbors:
- the LOC138341797 gene encoding uncharacterized protein — protein: MASNNLPLNPPFTFVCENYQILSVKMQAFLEAYELWESMTKDKPLAALPANPTVSQIKSNNKEKAKKYKPKSLMQNAVEETVFYRIMSYKTSKKAWDRLKEEYQSSDRTHQMQVLNLKREFESLNMKEDETISKYADRISLIVNNVRHFCEEFTDKQIVEKVLVTLHERFESKISSLEEYNNLSKLSLGELMSALQAQEQKEDYETGKVHRRSFLYRKAKKESNNSTK